From Xiphophorus couchianus chromosome 4, X_couchianus-1.0, whole genome shotgun sequence, a single genomic window includes:
- the LOC114143633 gene encoding leucine-rich repeat-containing protein 4C-like, whose protein sequence is MWNTMIYSLQRQTMRGRRLKGALSNPLFVVLLALQILVVAGLVRAQTCPSVCSCSNQFSKVICTRRGLRDVPDGISTNTRYLNLQDNLIQVIKVDSFKHLRHLEILQLSKNHIRSIEIGAFNGLASLNTLELFDNRLTTIPNGAFEYLSKLKELWLRNNPIESIPSYAFNRVPSLRRLDLGELKRLSYISDGAFKDLTNLRYLNLGMCNLKEIPNILPLIRLEELEMSGNQLSVIKPSSFTGLVSLQKLWMMHAQIQTIERNSFDDLQSLVELNLAHNNLTFLPHDLFTPLHRLERVHLHHNPWNCNCDILWLSWWLKETVPANTSCCARCHSPSTFRGRYIGELDHSYFQCDVPVIVEPPSDLNVTEGMGAELKCRTSSLTSISWLTPNGSLITHGAYKVRLSVLNDGTLNFTSVTMQDTGTYTCMVSNTAGNITASAVLNVTAVENNGVTYFTTVTVETIETPVDDSQTPLPPYGWVPSSTTKGMPVLTRTTERTYTIPILNGDGEGALNGLDEVMKTTKIIIGCFVAITLMAAVLLVIFYKMRKQHNQQDPDGPASSMEVITVEEELAGVAAMERHLSLPPLEHYNHYNTYKSTYHHPPMLSTIHSSATQEPLLIQACSKDNVQETQI, encoded by the coding sequence ATGTGGAACACAATGATCTACTCCCTCCAACGCCAGACAATGAGAGGTCGTAGGCTGAAAGGGGCACTGTCCAACCCCCTTTTTGTGGTGCTTTTGGCTCTTCAGATACTGGTGGTGGCTGGACTAGTTCGTGCTCAGACCTGTCCTTCTGTCTGCTCATGTAGTAACCAGTTCAGCAAAGTCATCTGCACACGTCGTGGTCTACGGGATGTCCCAGATGGCATCTCTACCAATACTCGGTACCTGAATCTTCAGGACAACCTGATTCAGGTGATCAAGGTAGACAGTTTCAAGCATCTACGCCATCTGGAGATTTTGCAACTCAGCAAGAATCATATCCGCAGCATTGAAATTGGTGCTTTTAATGGGCTGGCAAGTCTGAACACATTAGAACTCTTTGATAATCGACTTACAACAATTCCCAATGGAGCGTTTGAGTACTTGTCCAAACTTAAAGAACTCTGGCTACGAAACAATCCCATTGAAAGTATACCATCTTATGCCTTCAACCGGGTTCCTTCACTTCGAAGGCTAGATCTAGGGGAGCTCAAACGTCTCTCCTACATTTCTGATGGAGCTTTTAAGGACTTGACCAACCTGCGCTATCTGAACTTGGGAATGTGCAACCTCAAAGAGATCCCTAACATCTTACCTTTAATTAGGCTCGAAGAGCTAGAAATGTCGGGAAACCAGTTGTCTGTCATTAAGCCCAGCTCATTTACAGGTTTAGTGAGCCTTCAAAAGCTGTGGATGATGCATGCCCAAATCCAAACCATTGAGAGAAATTCCTTTGATGATCTTCAGTCACTAGTGGAACTCAACCTGGCTCACAACAACCTGACCTTTTTGCCACATGACCTCTTTACACCATTGCATCGTCTGGAAAGAGTGCACCTCCATCACAACCCTTGGAACTGCAACTGTGATATTTTGTGGCTCAGCTGGTGGCTTAAGGAAACTGTGCCTGCCAATACCAGTTGCTGTGCTCGTTGTCATTCTCCTTCAACCTTTAGAGGTCGTTATATTGGGGAACTGGACCACAGCTACTTCCAGTGTGATGTTCCTGTTATTGTTGAGCCCCCCAGTGACCTGAATGTGACAGAAGGCATGGGTGCTGAACTTAAATGTCGTACAAGTTCGCTGACATCCATCAGCTGGCTCACACCAAATGGCTCTTTGATAACACATGGGGCTTATAAGGTACGGTTGTCCGTACTCAATGATGGAACATTAAATTTTACCAGCGTAACAATGCAGGACACTGGAACTTACACTTGTATGGTCAGCAACACAGCAGGAAACATTACTGCTTCTGCAGTCCTTAATGTCACTGCAGTGGAAAACAATGGAGTTACCTATTTTACCACAGTCACTGTGGAAACCATTGAGACCCCCGTGGATGACAGTCAAACACCACTACCCCCATACGGCTGGGTACCATCCTCTACTACAAAAGGTATGCCCGTTTTAACAAGGACCACAGAACGGACTTACACCATACCAATTCTTAATGGAGATGGAGAAGGAGCTCTCAATGGTCTGGATGAGGTGATGAAAACCACCAAGATTATCATTGGCTGTTTCGTAGCCATTACACTCATGGCCGCTGTTCTACTGGTTATTTTCTACAAGATGAGGAAGCAGCATAACCAACAGGACCCTGATGGTCCTGCCTCCTCCATGGAAGTCATTACTGTTGAAGAAGAGCTTGCAGGTGTTGCTGCTATGGAGAGACACCTATCGCTCCCCCCACTGGAGCACTACAACCACTACAACACGTACAAGAGCACTTATCATCACCCTCCAATGCTCAGCACCATACACAGCTCGGCTACACAAGAACCTTTACTGATTCAAGCTTGTTCAAAAGACAATGTCCAAGAAACCCAAATCTGA